One region of Corynebacterium capitovis DSM 44611 genomic DNA includes:
- a CDS encoding succinate dehydrogenase cytochrome b subunit — protein MTIQNADRDAIRNGKITERPLRERPSFPTWALKLGMAVTGLIFALYVLGHMVGNLKIFMPLHANGVAPIDDYARFLRSMGEPLFPHESLLWIIRLVLLASLFLHVYGAFALRARSTRSRGKFKRTGLMGGWQSTATRSMLVTGVILLLFVIFHILDLTVGQVVASDEFVHGAVRNNLLATFAPERWWVALVYIVANLALLLHLTHGIYLAVSDLGWLGKRGHAIMVVLAYILPGMVVLGNVIMPLALTLGWVPGFSR, from the coding sequence ATGACTATTCAAAACGCAGATCGCGACGCAATCCGTAACGGAAAAATTACTGAGCGGCCACTCCGTGAACGGCCGTCATTCCCCACGTGGGCGCTAAAGCTGGGTATGGCCGTTACGGGGCTGATCTTCGCCCTCTACGTCCTCGGCCACATGGTGGGCAATCTCAAAATCTTCATGCCGCTGCACGCAAACGGCGTAGCCCCGATCGACGATTACGCCCGGTTCCTGCGCTCCATGGGTGAGCCCCTGTTCCCCCACGAGAGTTTGTTGTGGATCATCCGGCTTGTGCTGCTGGCCAGCCTTTTTCTCCACGTTTACGGCGCCTTCGCGCTGCGCGCCCGGTCCACTCGGTCGCGCGGCAAGTTCAAGCGGACGGGCCTGATGGGTGGTTGGCAGTCCACCGCAACGCGTTCCATGCTCGTCACCGGTGTGATCCTGCTGCTGTTCGTGATCTTCCACATTCTGGACCTCACGGTGGGCCAGGTCGTCGCCTCCGACGAATTCGTGCACGGCGCGGTGCGCAACAACCTGCTGGCCACCTTCGCGCCCGAACGCTGGTGGGTTGCCTTGGTCTACATCGTGGCCAACCTGGCGTTGCTGCTGCACCTCACCCACGGCATTTACCTGGCCGTGTCTGACCTGGGCTGGCTGGGCAAGCGAGGCCACGCCATCATGGTGGTCCTCGCGTACATCCTCCCCGGAATGGTCGTCTTGGGCAACGTCATCATGCCGCTTGCGCTCACGCTCGGCTGGGTTCCCGGCTTTTCCAGGTAA
- a CDS encoding fumarate reductase/succinate dehydrogenase flavoprotein subunit, with product MTTAQTPQAFRQPASIVPGVTPGRILDSAEPDRTKVRMKDMWEYQKDHMNLVSPLNRRKFTVLVVGTGLSGGAAAAALGELGYNVKVYTYHDAPRRAHSIAAQGGVNSARGKKVDNDGAYRHVKDTVKGGDYRCRESDCWRLAVESVRVIDHMNAIGAPFAREYGGTLATRSFGGVQVSRTYYTRGQTGQQLQLSTASALQRQIHLGNVEIFTHHDLLDLIVAEKDGKKHCHGIVTRNLINGEITPFTGHAVILATGGYGNVYHKTTLAKNSNSSAMMRAYERGAYLASPCFIQFHPTGLPVNAKWQAKTTLMSESLRNDGRIWTPKEKGDDRNPNEIPEEERDYFLERRYPAFGNLVPRDVASRAISQQLNAGYGVGPLHNSAYLDFSDAIARLGVDTIRERYSNLFEMYEDSTGEDPYKAPMRIAPTVHFTMGGLWTDFNEMTSIDGLFAAGEASWTYHGANRLGANSLLSASVDGWFTLPFTIPNYLANHLGEPLPAVDSPEALAAVERAQAMVTRIMNVRGPQPHGPEYFHEQLGEILYEHCGVARTVEGLEEGIRKIRALREDFWANILVPGSSEDMNQTLEAAIRLVDYINLGELMCVDALDRDESCGAHYRADHLTEDGEAERDDENWCFVSAWEPAGDGQFVRHAEPLFFDSIPLMARNYK from the coding sequence ATGACTACCGCTCAAACCCCCCAAGCCTTCCGCCAGCCGGCCTCAATCGTGCCGGGTGTCACTCCTGGTCGCATCCTGGACAGCGCGGAACCGGACCGTACCAAGGTCCGTATGAAGGACATGTGGGAGTACCAAAAAGACCACATGAACTTGGTCTCCCCCCTCAACCGTCGGAAGTTCACCGTCCTTGTTGTCGGCACCGGTCTGTCTGGTGGTGCGGCTGCGGCTGCATTAGGGGAACTTGGCTACAACGTCAAGGTGTACACCTACCACGACGCCCCGCGCCGCGCGCACTCGATCGCTGCCCAGGGTGGCGTGAACTCCGCCCGCGGCAAGAAGGTCGACAACGACGGCGCTTACCGCCACGTGAAAGACACGGTCAAGGGCGGCGACTACCGCTGCCGCGAGTCCGATTGCTGGCGCCTAGCCGTCGAATCCGTTCGCGTGATCGACCACATGAACGCGATTGGTGCGCCTTTCGCCCGCGAATACGGCGGAACCCTGGCCACCCGCTCCTTCGGCGGTGTTCAGGTCTCCCGCACGTACTACACGCGCGGTCAAACGGGCCAGCAGCTCCAGCTATCGACAGCCTCGGCCCTCCAGCGCCAGATCCACCTAGGCAACGTCGAGATTTTCACCCACCACGATTTGCTGGATCTCATCGTCGCCGAGAAGGATGGCAAGAAGCACTGCCACGGCATTGTCACCCGCAACCTGATCAATGGTGAGATCACGCCGTTCACGGGGCATGCAGTCATCTTGGCGACGGGTGGCTACGGCAACGTCTATCACAAGACGACTTTGGCGAAGAACTCCAACTCCTCCGCCATGATGCGTGCCTACGAGCGCGGTGCCTACCTCGCCTCGCCCTGCTTCATTCAGTTCCACCCGACCGGCCTTCCGGTCAATGCGAAGTGGCAGGCGAAGACGACCCTGATGTCCGAGTCGCTGCGTAACGACGGCCGCATCTGGACGCCGAAGGAAAAGGGCGACGACCGCAACCCGAACGAGATTCCCGAGGAGGAGCGCGACTACTTCTTGGAGCGTCGCTACCCCGCCTTCGGCAACCTCGTTCCTCGCGACGTTGCGTCCCGCGCGATCTCGCAGCAGCTCAACGCTGGTTACGGCGTGGGCCCGCTGCACAACTCGGCCTACCTCGACTTCTCCGACGCGATCGCCCGCCTCGGCGTGGATACGATCCGCGAGCGCTACTCCAACCTGTTCGAAATGTACGAAGACTCCACCGGCGAGGATCCGTACAAGGCGCCGATGCGCATCGCCCCGACCGTGCACTTCACCATGGGTGGCCTGTGGACGGACTTCAACGAGATGACGTCTATTGATGGCCTCTTCGCTGCCGGCGAGGCATCCTGGACGTACCACGGCGCAAACCGCCTGGGTGCAAACTCGCTGCTGTCGGCGTCGGTTGACGGCTGGTTCACCCTGCCGTTCACCATCCCGAACTACCTGGCCAACCACCTGGGTGAGCCGCTTCCCGCGGTCGACTCCCCGGAGGCCCTCGCTGCCGTGGAGCGCGCCCAGGCGATGGTCACCCGCATCATGAACGTGCGAGGCCCGCAGCCTCACGGCCCGGAATACTTCCACGAACAGCTCGGCGAAATTCTCTACGAGCACTGCGGCGTCGCCCGCACGGTGGAGGGGCTCGAAGAGGGCATCCGGAAGATCCGCGCGCTGCGCGAGGACTTCTGGGCCAACATCTTAGTGCCCGGTTCGTCCGAGGACATGAACCAGACCCTCGAGGCCGCGATCCGCCTGGTTGACTACATCAACCTGGGTGAGTTGATGTGCGTCGATGCCCTCGACCGCGATGAGTCGTGCGGCGCCCACTACCGCGCCGACCACCTCACCGAGGATGGTGAGGCGGAGCGTGACGACGAGAACTGGTGCTTCGTCTCCGCCTGGGAGCCGGCCGGTGACGGGCAGTTCGTCCGCCACGCCGAGCCCCTGTTCTTCGATTCGATTCCTCTGATGGCAAGGAACTACAAGTAA
- a CDS encoding succinate dehydrogenase/fumarate reductase iron-sulfur subunit: MKLTLEIWRQAGPDTEGSYETVEVDDAVEQMSILELLDHVNNRYVEEGKEPFVFSSDCREGICGTCGVNVNGRPHGAAENTTACLQRLFNYKDGDTLKIEPFRSGAFPVIKDLAVDRSALDRVMQQGGYISVHAGTAPDADTLHVNHHDAELALDYAACIGCGACVAACPNGAAHLFTGAKLKHLKLLPLGKEERGKRARQMVDELETNFGHCSLYGECADVCPAGIPLDAVAAINAERARAAFRGNDN, translated from the coding sequence ATGAAACTGACACTTGAGATCTGGCGTCAGGCCGGACCCGATACAGAAGGCAGCTACGAAACCGTCGAGGTCGACGATGCCGTCGAGCAGATGTCCATCCTCGAGCTCCTCGACCATGTCAACAACCGTTACGTGGAGGAGGGCAAGGAGCCTTTCGTCTTCTCCTCGGACTGCCGCGAAGGGATCTGCGGAACCTGCGGTGTGAACGTCAACGGCCGCCCGCACGGTGCCGCAGAAAACACCACCGCCTGCCTCCAGCGCCTATTCAATTACAAAGATGGCGACACGCTGAAGATTGAGCCGTTCCGCTCGGGCGCCTTCCCCGTGATCAAGGACCTCGCGGTGGACCGCTCCGCGCTGGACCGCGTGATGCAGCAGGGTGGTTACATCTCCGTCCACGCTGGCACGGCCCCCGACGCCGATACGCTTCACGTCAATCACCACGACGCAGAGCTAGCACTCGATTACGCCGCGTGCATCGGCTGTGGCGCCTGTGTTGCGGCGTGCCCGAACGGCGCCGCCCACCTGTTCACCGGTGCTAAGCTGAAGCACCTGAAGCTGCTGCCGCTTGGCAAAGAAGAGCGTGGCAAGCGTGCTCGCCAGATGGTCGACGAGTTGGAAACTAACTTCGGTCACTGCAGCCTCTATGGCGAGTGCGCGGATGTCTGCCCCGCCGGCATTCCGCTGGACGCCGTCGCGGCCATCAACGCCGAGCGCGCTCGCGCAGCGTTCCGCGGGAACGACAACTAG
- a CDS encoding DUF445 domain-containing protein, which translates to MAADASSLPTPSDEAGRRATLRRYKIAVTALLGVMAAIFLTCSWLESQGHEHWAIGLIRAGAEAGMVGGLADWFAVTALFRHPMRIPIPHTAIIPRKKDQVAGALSDFVSENFLNAQTITDKVMQADVPRRVGAWLAKPDNATFVSEQAGGIATRMITGISADDAERFIRSQVLDRVAEPEWGPPLGRALEGLVEDGKVDPLVDEAISWARRKVGEMESTVVEMIDERMPRWAPRFAKELVGERVYRELADFAWEVDTNPDHEARQAIRRQLAQFADDLQHDPDMIARVEGVKADVMNSRAVSATAAGAWEQVSSSLLDAAQDPQSALRQKIASLCLEWGNKLVKDEQVRAAAEKNLRRATRFLADNGADEIVGIISETIRRWDGVEASEKIELMVGKDLQFIRLNGTIVGALAGMAIYTVSLLLFS; encoded by the coding sequence ATGGCAGCCGACGCGAGCTCTCTCCCTACGCCCAGCGATGAGGCGGGCAGGCGCGCGACCCTGCGGAGATACAAGATCGCCGTCACCGCCCTCCTCGGGGTCATGGCGGCGATTTTCCTTACCTGCTCCTGGCTCGAGTCGCAGGGCCACGAACACTGGGCGATTGGGTTGATCCGGGCCGGAGCGGAAGCGGGGATGGTGGGTGGCCTCGCGGACTGGTTTGCGGTCACCGCGCTCTTCCGCCACCCGATGCGCATTCCGATCCCCCACACGGCCATCATTCCGCGCAAGAAGGACCAGGTGGCCGGGGCGCTTAGCGACTTCGTCTCCGAGAACTTTCTCAACGCTCAGACGATCACAGACAAGGTCATGCAGGCGGACGTTCCACGCCGAGTGGGCGCGTGGTTGGCAAAGCCCGATAACGCCACGTTTGTGTCGGAGCAGGCGGGAGGCATCGCCACGCGGATGATCACGGGGATAAGCGCGGACGACGCCGAGCGGTTCATTCGTTCCCAGGTGCTGGATCGCGTGGCTGAACCGGAGTGGGGCCCACCGCTCGGCCGGGCGCTCGAGGGACTCGTCGAGGACGGAAAGGTCGATCCACTTGTCGACGAGGCGATTTCCTGGGCGCGCCGCAAGGTCGGGGAGATGGAGTCGACGGTTGTCGAGATGATCGACGAGCGGATGCCGCGGTGGGCGCCACGCTTCGCCAAGGAACTCGTGGGTGAGCGCGTGTACCGCGAGCTCGCCGACTTCGCGTGGGAGGTCGATACCAACCCCGACCACGAAGCCCGCCAGGCGATTCGGCGGCAGCTGGCTCAGTTCGCCGACGATCTGCAGCACGACCCCGACATGATCGCGCGCGTCGAGGGTGTCAAGGCGGATGTCATGAATTCGCGCGCGGTGAGTGCCACGGCTGCGGGGGCCTGGGAGCAGGTTTCGAGCTCGCTTCTCGACGCCGCACAGGACCCGCAGTCGGCCTTGCGCCAAAAAATCGCCTCGCTTTGCCTGGAGTGGGGAAACAAGCTGGTGAAGGATGAGCAGGTCCGCGCCGCGGCGGAGAAAAACCTGCGGCGGGCCACGCGTTTCCTCGCCGACAATGGTGCCGATGAAATCGTCGGGATCATCTCGGAGACGATCAGGCGCTGGGACGGCGTGGAAGCCAGCGAGAAGATCGAGCTCATGGTGGGAAAAGATCTGCAGTTCATCCGCCTCAACGGCACCATCGTTGGTGCACTCGCCGGGATGGCTATCTACACTGTTTCTCTGCTGCTGTTTTCCTAA
- a CDS encoding DUF2516 family protein — MISGSVASILAVPGIVRTLLFLAVGIAGVVGAVLAATTREDAFAAGNRQSKWAWVAILAVGAGVCLLRFPFVSWFGAVAIGLYYLDVRPQLNNILRGNSGW, encoded by the coding sequence ATGATTTCTGGCTCCGTCGCTTCGATCCTGGCCGTGCCGGGCATCGTGCGTACTCTGCTCTTCCTCGCCGTCGGGATTGCCGGTGTCGTCGGGGCGGTTCTGGCGGCCACGACGAGGGAGGACGCCTTCGCCGCGGGGAATCGCCAGAGCAAGTGGGCGTGGGTAGCCATCCTCGCCGTCGGCGCGGGCGTGTGCCTCTTGCGGTTCCCCTTTGTATCCTGGTTCGGCGCCGTCGCGATTGGCCTGTACTACCTTGATGTCCGGCCGCAGCTCAACAACATCCTGCGCGGCAATTCGGGCTGGTAG
- a CDS encoding LmeA family phospholipid-binding protein: MKTAWKVIAGTLAVALVLLLAAEIGLRNYIASQIRGEVSQEAEPEVSFGSTPVTLGLLGGALPHVSLYLPSTLAVNGDNTAGQPATTVDVTRLHLRTHVADDLTASAELPDDFLRAQLQQQLSHTLNETGGTAASLLGGIVSVSGVHSNPSEGTFTISLSNGLAGIDLRPVVDNGELTFEAPSSSLFGVALPQSAASVLTDILREQVGSIATGELQITDLTPVDGGLRATLTGQNVDLSSLGDSLP, encoded by the coding sequence ATGAAGACAGCCTGGAAGGTGATCGCCGGCACGCTCGCCGTTGCGCTTGTGCTCCTGCTCGCAGCTGAGATCGGATTACGCAATTACATCGCGAGCCAGATCCGGGGGGAGGTGTCCCAGGAAGCAGAGCCCGAGGTTTCCTTCGGCTCCACGCCCGTCACCCTCGGCTTGCTCGGTGGAGCGCTCCCCCACGTCTCGCTGTACCTCCCCTCAACGCTCGCGGTCAACGGCGACAACACCGCGGGCCAGCCGGCCACGACTGTCGACGTCACCAGGCTCCACCTGAGAACCCACGTCGCCGACGACCTCACCGCCTCAGCCGAACTTCCCGACGATTTCCTGCGCGCCCAGCTTCAGCAGCAGCTCAGCCATACCCTCAACGAGACGGGAGGCACCGCCGCTTCTCTTCTCGGCGGCATCGTAAGCGTCTCGGGCGTCCATTCCAACCCCTCTGAGGGGACGTTCACGATCAGCCTGAGCAACGGGCTGGCCGGCATCGACCTCCGCCCCGTGGTGGACAACGGCGAGCTCACATTTGAAGCACCTTCGAGCTCGCTGTTCGGCGTCGCCTTGCCTCAGTCCGCCGCCTCCGTGCTGACTGACATCCTGCGCGAGCAGGTGGGCTCGATCGCCACCGGAGAACTGCAGATCACCGACCTTACCCCCGTCGATGGCGGCCTCCGCGCGACCCTCACCGGCCAGAACGTAGACCTCAGCAGCTTGGGAGATTCACTGCCGTAA
- a CDS encoding class I SAM-dependent methyltransferase yields MPDHAHNLRAKRGPGKPFGVITRGTTGVNRLRRSDRWTRYHPRIQELLRSSPQPLAVDCGYGASHTTTVEWARWLRQVNPSTEVVGLEIAPERVLAPRNGVRFELGGFELAGYRPHLVRAFNVLRQYDVSDVEEAWQTVTQRLAPGGVFIEGTCDEVGRLASWLLLDATGPLTLTLAWDPWAVEKPSALAERLPKALIHRNVPGEPIHDLLAAADSAWDHAAAWAPHGPRVRWAHARVELAAAGWPIQVPRRQLRDNLLTIGWEAVAPHV; encoded by the coding sequence GTGCCCGACCATGCCCATAACCTCCGGGCGAAACGCGGCCCGGGCAAGCCGTTTGGGGTGATCACGCGGGGCACGACGGGCGTTAACAGGCTGCGCCGCTCCGACCGCTGGACCCGGTACCACCCGCGCATCCAGGAACTGCTGCGGTCTTCGCCCCAGCCCCTCGCCGTCGATTGCGGCTACGGAGCCTCCCACACCACCACCGTCGAGTGGGCCCGCTGGCTGCGCCAGGTCAACCCGTCGACGGAGGTGGTCGGCCTCGAGATCGCCCCCGAGCGCGTCCTTGCGCCCCGTAACGGCGTGCGCTTCGAGCTCGGCGGGTTTGAGCTCGCAGGCTACCGGCCCCATCTCGTCCGCGCCTTCAACGTGCTGCGCCAGTATGACGTCTCGGACGTTGAAGAGGCATGGCAGACCGTGACGCAGCGCCTCGCCCCCGGCGGAGTTTTCATCGAGGGCACCTGCGACGAAGTGGGACGCCTCGCATCATGGCTACTTCTCGACGCCACCGGCCCGCTCACCCTCACCCTCGCGTGGGACCCCTGGGCCGTCGAGAAACCTTCCGCCCTGGCGGAGCGGCTGCCGAAGGCCCTGATTCACCGCAACGTTCCAGGCGAACCCATCCACGACCTGCTCGCGGCCGCCGACTCAGCCTGGGACCACGCCGCGGCATGGGCTCCGCACGGCCCGCGGGTGCGCTGGGCGCACGCCAGGGTGGAGCTGGCCGCGGCCGGCTGGCCGATTCAGGTACCGCGGCGCCAGCTTCGGGATAATCTGCTCACTATCGGTTGGGAAGCCGTGGCCCCGCACGTATGA
- a CDS encoding DUF2505 domain-containing protein yields the protein MTAHSETTVTINHSAQKVHQALSTKEYWEFIAEKLSPEPGQLHDFTGDTATLFEVLPKSILPEAAQAMISQDLKLKRVVTIGALDGDKATLSYTGDVKGTPVDFSGDIALSGEGDVTSLAYDNEAKVNIPFMGAALEPKVGEALEEIFANEAKLTEQWISENL from the coding sequence ATGACTGCACACAGTGAAACCACCGTGACCATCAACCACTCGGCGCAGAAGGTGCACCAGGCGTTGAGCACGAAGGAGTACTGGGAGTTCATCGCCGAGAAGCTTTCCCCCGAGCCGGGTCAGCTGCACGACTTCACCGGCGACACCGCGACCCTTTTCGAGGTCCTGCCCAAGTCCATCCTCCCCGAGGCAGCCCAAGCGATGATTTCGCAGGATCTGAAGCTGAAACGCGTGGTCACCATCGGCGCGCTCGACGGCGACAAGGCCACACTGTCCTACACCGGCGACGTGAAGGGAACCCCGGTCGACTTCTCCGGCGACATCGCGCTGAGCGGAGAAGGTGATGTCACCTCCCTCGCTTACGACAACGAAGCCAAGGTCAACATCCCCTTCATGGGTGCCGCGTTGGAGCCGAAGGTCGGCGAAGCGCTCGAGGAGATCTTCGCCAACGAGGCGAAGCTCACCGAACAGTGGATTTCTGAGAACCTCTAA
- a CDS encoding UDP-N-acetylmuramate dehydrogenase, producing MPTSRFASLTTLRVGGSPREIIRCTSADELAATVERLDREGRELLVVGGGSNLVVAEGDLDLTAVIAGNEGVWLNDATLRIGAGTVWDDVVAFAVDHGLGGIEALSGIPGSAGATPVQNVGAYGSEISDVLTRVRLWNRQTLADEWVPAESLELGYRSSNLKFTGRAVVLELEIELEKTDLSIPLRHLGGERVPLADARASVLETRRAKGMVLDEADHDTWSAGSFFTNPIVPAEIADAIGEKSMPRFPQPDGRVKLSAAWLIEHAGFPRGYPGEGAAARLSTKHTLALTNRGSATADDIAELARSVRGGVEKRYGVALEPEPVWVGLSL from the coding sequence GTGCCTACATCACGTTTCGCCTCCCTGACTACACTGCGCGTGGGCGGGAGCCCGCGCGAGATCATCCGCTGTACCAGCGCCGATGAGTTAGCCGCCACCGTGGAGCGGCTCGACCGGGAGGGCCGAGAACTCCTCGTCGTGGGGGGCGGTTCCAACCTCGTCGTAGCGGAGGGGGACCTCGACCTCACCGCGGTCATCGCCGGCAACGAGGGCGTGTGGCTTAACGACGCCACCCTGCGCATCGGTGCCGGAACCGTGTGGGACGACGTCGTGGCTTTCGCCGTCGACCACGGGTTGGGGGGAATCGAGGCGCTCTCCGGAATTCCCGGCTCGGCGGGTGCCACCCCCGTGCAGAACGTGGGTGCGTACGGGTCGGAAATATCGGACGTGCTCACCCGGGTGCGGTTGTGGAACCGTCAGACGCTGGCGGACGAGTGGGTGCCCGCGGAGTCGCTCGAACTGGGGTACCGCTCCTCCAACCTGAAGTTCACCGGGCGGGCCGTCGTACTCGAGCTGGAGATCGAGCTGGAGAAAACGGATCTGTCGATCCCGCTGCGCCACCTCGGGGGTGAGCGCGTCCCGCTTGCTGACGCCCGCGCCTCGGTCCTGGAGACGCGCCGTGCGAAGGGGATGGTGCTCGACGAGGCCGACCACGACACGTGGTCGGCGGGTTCCTTCTTTACTAATCCCATCGTCCCAGCGGAGATTGCCGACGCGATCGGGGAGAAGAGCATGCCCCGCTTCCCCCAACCCGATGGGCGGGTGAAGCTTTCTGCAGCCTGGCTCATCGAGCATGCGGGCTTCCCCCGCGGCTACCCCGGCGAGGGCGCGGCCGCTCGCTTGTCGACGAAACACACGCTCGCCCTCACCAACCGGGGGTCGGCGACGGCGGATGACATTGCGGAGTTGGCTCGGTCGGTGCGTGGTGGCGTCGAGAAGCGGTATGGCGTAGCGCTGGAGCCCGAACCCGTGTGGGTGGGCCTGAGCCTCTAG